Proteins from one Gimesia maris genomic window:
- a CDS encoding ubiquinol-cytochrome c reductase iron-sulfur subunit gives MRRRKFLKHCTSILGSLYVTILAVPALGFLFSTLKRGRQTENTYRLARLNDLEPGVPQRFTINDQRVDAWTKYPSGPIGSVWISKSQEGDITAFSSTCPHLGCVVDYVAGDEEYFCPCHAATFQTDGSMVSGPQPRGMDELKTTIETIRGEQWVMVEYQKFETGISEKVPIG, from the coding sequence ATGCGACGTCGAAAATTTCTCAAACACTGCACCAGTATTCTGGGTTCGCTGTACGTCACAATCCTCGCGGTACCGGCTTTGGGCTTTTTGTTTTCGACTCTCAAAAGAGGCAGGCAGACAGAAAATACGTACCGCCTGGCGCGTCTGAACGACCTGGAACCGGGCGTTCCACAGCGTTTCACCATTAACGACCAGCGCGTAGATGCCTGGACCAAATATCCTTCGGGGCCCATCGGTTCAGTCTGGATCAGCAAATCTCAGGAGGGAGACATCACCGCGTTTTCTTCCACCTGCCCCCACCTGGGCTGCGTGGTTGATTATGTCGCTGGTGACGAAGAATATTTCTGCCCCTGCCATGCAGCGACCTTTCAGACAGACGGTTCGATGGTCAGTGGCCCGCAGCCACGGGGAATGGATGAGCTGAAAACGACTATCGAAACCATCCGGGGAGAACAGTGGGTTATGGTAGAATACCAGAAATTTGAGACAGGCATCTCTGAAAAAGTTCCCATCGGTTAA
- a CDS encoding M56 family metallopeptidase, with protein MNFASDLPSFWQLIWRATWQAGILACLVFCVIFLLQRWISPKWRALLWTVPLVRLVLLIVPASGLSLFQFFSIEPNRIPQVTDTLMTVPTETVISSSPGPQLSTSHNSAQTHTADEQNVNHAATIPPEPESNVRISISDLITGLWFLGFCVLLIREIGSRWMLSRLIANSQPLQDTELLLLIAARQQQGFLKFPVRCCVTDAELGPSSCGFWRPTILLPRQLWDDFDQQSRRAIVTHELEHIRRHDALLLFLSRIAIAVHWFNPLVYLITSRLRREIELAVDAATVAAFDEQTRHQYGELLIQLSQYSQKPSAALPMAGKRSALRTNQSADKSDPGESLPIRSCDLCVVTFPCYRFE; from the coding sequence ATGAACTTCGCATCTGATCTGCCCTCGTTCTGGCAACTGATCTGGCGTGCAACCTGGCAGGCAGGAATACTGGCGTGCCTGGTATTCTGTGTTATCTTCCTGCTGCAGCGCTGGATTTCTCCCAAATGGCGTGCGCTGCTGTGGACGGTTCCCCTGGTTCGCCTCGTGCTGTTAATCGTTCCAGCCAGTGGATTGAGCCTGTTTCAGTTCTTCTCTATCGAACCCAATCGCATCCCCCAGGTTACAGATACCTTGATGACGGTGCCCACTGAGACAGTGATAAGCAGTTCGCCTGGTCCTCAACTCTCAACTTCTCACAACTCTGCACAAACCCACACGGCAGACGAACAGAATGTGAATCATGCAGCCACGATCCCCCCAGAGCCTGAATCGAATGTCCGTATTTCGATTTCCGATCTCATCACCGGTCTCTGGTTCCTGGGTTTTTGTGTTCTGCTGATCAGAGAAATCGGCTCACGCTGGATGCTGTCACGCCTCATCGCGAACAGTCAGCCGCTCCAGGACACAGAATTGCTTTTATTAATTGCCGCCAGACAACAACAGGGTTTTCTCAAATTCCCCGTTCGTTGTTGTGTGACGGATGCAGAGTTGGGTCCGTCCTCTTGTGGATTCTGGCGCCCCACTATCTTGCTGCCACGCCAGTTGTGGGATGACTTTGATCAGCAATCCCGACGCGCCATCGTCACTCATGAGCTGGAACACATTCGGCGTCATGATGCTTTGCTGCTGTTTCTCAGCAGGATTGCCATCGCTGTGCACTGGTTCAATCCACTCGTCTACCTGATCACGAGTCGGCTGCGCCGTGAAATCGAACTGGCCGTAGATGCAGCAACAGTAGCTGCTTTTGACGAACAGACCCGTCACCAATACGGTGAACTGTTAATCCAGCTTTCGCAGTATTCACAAAAACCGAGCGCGGCACTTCCCATGGCCGGCAAACGATCGGCACTGCGCACGAATCAGTCAGCTGACAAATCCGATCCGGGAGAGTCGCTGCCGATCCGCTCTTGCGATCTGTGTGTTGTTACTTTTCCTTGTTACAGGTTTGAGTGA
- a CDS encoding FAD-dependent oxidoreductase, protein MPEKVVVIGSGPAGWAACIYTSRANLEPLCFEGAISEENRLQGTLPLGQLALTTEVENYPGFPAGNLESYLDGSIDKSKRQYMAPHLGHGVSGPELMELMRQQAINFGTKVVTDDVVDVDLSAHPFKVTRANGETVEALSVIIATGARANYLGLESENRFKNMGVSACAVCDGAMPRFRNHPLVVVGGGDSAMEEANYLTKFASKVYIIHRRDEFRASKIMAERALANEKIEVKWNSVVEEVLGDDEKGVTGVRIRSTVDESQTEELEASGYFAAIGHTPNTNFLKGQIETNDKGFIEWKIPFRTNTNVEGVFAAGDVADDNYKQAITAAGSGCMAALDAERWLVEKGFE, encoded by the coding sequence GTGCCAGAAAAAGTCGTCGTGATCGGATCAGGACCCGCTGGTTGGGCAGCTTGCATTTACACATCCAGAGCCAACTTGGAACCGCTCTGCTTCGAAGGAGCAATTTCTGAGGAAAATCGACTGCAGGGGACACTGCCCCTGGGGCAGCTGGCTTTGACTACAGAAGTGGAGAACTATCCTGGTTTTCCTGCCGGGAATCTTGAGTCATACCTTGATGGATCAATCGATAAATCAAAACGACAGTATATGGCACCGCATCTGGGGCATGGTGTCAGTGGTCCTGAGCTCATGGAACTGATGCGTCAGCAGGCGATAAATTTTGGTACCAAGGTTGTGACAGACGACGTGGTTGATGTCGATTTATCTGCACATCCTTTCAAAGTGACTCGGGCTAACGGCGAAACTGTCGAAGCGCTGTCTGTCATCATTGCCACCGGTGCCCGGGCGAATTACCTGGGGCTCGAATCGGAAAACCGTTTTAAGAACATGGGGGTTTCCGCATGTGCCGTCTGTGATGGAGCCATGCCCCGTTTCCGGAATCATCCTCTGGTTGTCGTTGGCGGAGGTGACAGTGCCATGGAAGAAGCGAATTACCTGACCAAGTTTGCGTCCAAAGTTTACATCATCCACCGTCGTGACGAATTCCGCGCCAGCAAAATTATGGCGGAACGGGCGCTTGCCAATGAAAAGATCGAAGTGAAATGGAATTCGGTCGTCGAAGAAGTTCTGGGCGATGATGAAAAAGGTGTCACCGGAGTCCGGATTCGCAGCACGGTAGATGAAAGTCAGACCGAAGAACTGGAAGCTTCCGGCTATTTCGCCGCCATTGGTCACACACCCAATACCAACTTCCTTAAAGGTCAGATTGAAACAAACGACAAAGGTTTCATTGAATGGAAGATTCCCTTCCGTACCAATACCAATGTCGAAGGTGTGTTCGCCGCCGGGGATGTTGCCGACGATAACTATAAACAGGCCATTACGGCTGCCGGCAGCGGATGTATGGCTGCCCTGGATGCAGAACGCTGGCTTGTTGAAAAAGGTTTTGAATAA
- a CDS encoding M24 family metallopeptidase yields MLTQEGCLARQKRLWETVPDHLEWILIADPRHVLYLSNFLVQPCSFSRGERALLLLDREKGVTLVGDNFTLRSSAAEFYVDHEAIETWYDHKHSVENRDHALFKALKSVVPQLKGRPGAIEAEWLPVGALQELEITQTDATLELGSVLRQLRRQKHDDEIALLKQCMQACDAGHACAREVVAAGKSEFDIFRKVQAAVLQAAGLPVIIYGDFRASTPAVPKAGGLPSGHVLENGDLFVLDYSVVIHGYRSDFTNTIAVGEPSAEQEKLFGLCQAAMQGGESTLKAGAKCAEVHAATAAPLWNAGYKENFQHHAGHGLGLGLPEAPILVPESIDTLLAGDVVTLEPGVYVEGVGGMRIEHNYLITEDGFERLSNHVIALK; encoded by the coding sequence ATGCTGACTCAAGAAGGTTGTCTGGCACGACAGAAACGATTGTGGGAAACGGTTCCCGATCACCTGGAATGGATTCTGATCGCGGATCCCCGTCATGTTCTGTATCTTTCCAACTTCCTGGTGCAGCCCTGCAGCTTTTCCCGGGGTGAGCGGGCATTGTTACTGCTGGACCGTGAAAAAGGGGTCACTCTGGTTGGTGATAATTTCACGCTTCGTTCTTCCGCTGCCGAGTTTTATGTCGATCATGAAGCGATTGAAACCTGGTACGATCACAAGCACTCAGTCGAAAACCGCGATCATGCGCTCTTTAAAGCCTTGAAATCGGTGGTACCTCAACTCAAAGGTCGCCCCGGTGCCATAGAAGCAGAATGGCTGCCGGTAGGTGCCTTGCAGGAGCTGGAAATCACTCAGACCGATGCGACTCTGGAACTGGGAAGCGTCCTGCGTCAATTACGTCGTCAGAAACATGACGATGAAATTGCTTTACTCAAGCAATGCATGCAAGCCTGTGATGCCGGACATGCGTGTGCGCGGGAAGTCGTCGCAGCGGGGAAAAGTGAATTCGACATCTTCCGCAAGGTTCAGGCAGCGGTCCTGCAGGCTGCTGGTCTGCCGGTCATTATTTATGGCGATTTTCGTGCTTCGACACCTGCTGTACCGAAAGCAGGGGGATTGCCTTCCGGTCATGTTCTGGAGAACGGGGATCTGTTTGTTCTGGATTACTCCGTGGTGATTCACGGTTATCGCAGTGATTTTACCAATACGATCGCAGTTGGCGAACCGAGTGCTGAACAGGAAAAACTGTTCGGTCTCTGCCAGGCCGCCATGCAGGGAGGCGAGTCAACACTCAAAGCAGGCGCAAAATGTGCCGAAGTACATGCAGCGACCGCCGCTCCCCTCTGGAATGCTGGCTACAAAGAAAACTTCCAGCATCATGCCGGTCACGGTCTGGGACTGGGACTTCCCGAAGCACCGATTCTGGTACCGGAAAGCATCGATACCCTGCTTGCCGGTGATGTCGTCACGCTTGAACCAGGTGTTTATGTGGAAGGGGTCGGCGGGATGCGGATCGAGCATAACTACCTGATCACGGAAGATGGCTTTGAACGATTGAGCAATCACGTCATCGCGCTGAAGTAA
- a CDS encoding BlaI/MecI/CopY family transcriptional regulator, with protein sequence MNQRSELQITDAEWEVMLSVWEAEDQTAGEIIARTETLRDRSHRTIRTLLARLVEKGAVDVHVEGSRHLYRAAVTRNECVRSAAHSFSERFFAGNLQSLLMHFVENETLSSEELAELKQTLDEQLANQSQPNKPQSSGKSASRRRKTQ encoded by the coding sequence ATGAACCAGCGATCGGAATTACAAATTACGGATGCGGAATGGGAAGTGATGCTCAGTGTCTGGGAGGCAGAAGACCAGACTGCCGGTGAAATCATCGCCCGCACTGAAACGCTGCGAGACCGCAGTCATCGCACCATCAGAACCCTGCTGGCGCGCCTGGTAGAGAAAGGGGCCGTCGACGTGCATGTCGAGGGTTCTCGACACCTTTACCGTGCCGCTGTAACACGAAACGAATGTGTCCGCTCGGCTGCCCACTCTTTCTCTGAACGATTCTTCGCCGGAAATCTGCAATCGCTGCTGATGCATTTTGTCGAGAACGAAACGCTTTCCAGCGAGGAACTAGCAGAACTCAAACAAACCCTGGACGAACAACTTGCGAATCAGAGTCAACCCAACAAACCCCAGTCATCCGGGAAATCGGCTTCTCGACGGAGGAAAACACAATGA
- a CDS encoding tetratricopeptide repeat protein, which yields MRSLLIVSTVFLFVGSPEQVPAQRHRSTHGHQHHSHHHGRSYPRYYGKTWANPGWSVSGFSGNTSFNFSFPGSSYYGNPWGPYMYNRFGYYSTDAFIAGNPVLFSNGYSLNGFYPILPGQGFSPPAVYPYSNVPGTLPTLPNSPQGNGFPAASNIPLNNALQNDLERWDDKNYLPEPSRKIQKYIVPSTRHARELSLRNQVKGDEYFKKLDYRRAYERYKLAASLTKDLATPHFRKGFSLVALGQYDRAAFEFKQGLELDPTWPSTGESLNELFGAEHAIARDSMVHQVAEWVKKDIRDPERLFVFGVVLHFNGQTEEAHDVIETAARLAGRGDHFLAFLNPQPVPVDQQTVKQKSGNQQGYVVDPAKTRPPAFESRQTPAEPAKPLGPARSQPLSKPLPPPPQRVPQKPAGNDSGLPPLPQKADTPGEPLIPLPEPVKSQQPPLLIPPK from the coding sequence ATGCGATCACTTCTCATCGTGAGCACAGTTTTTCTGTTTGTGGGATCTCCTGAGCAGGTTCCTGCTCAAAGGCATCGTTCTACACACGGGCATCAGCACCACTCCCACCATCATGGAAGGTCTTATCCACGCTATTACGGTAAGACCTGGGCTAATCCAGGCTGGTCTGTCAGTGGATTCTCCGGGAATACCAGTTTCAACTTTTCATTTCCGGGAAGTTCTTATTATGGCAATCCCTGGGGACCTTACATGTATAACCGGTTTGGTTACTACAGTACGGATGCATTCATTGCCGGAAATCCGGTCTTGTTTTCCAATGGATATTCTTTGAACGGTTTCTATCCGATTCTGCCGGGACAGGGATTTTCTCCGCCAGCCGTTTATCCTTACAGTAATGTTCCCGGAACTCTGCCTACGCTCCCGAATTCACCACAAGGCAATGGTTTTCCTGCTGCCAGTAATATCCCCCTCAATAATGCACTCCAGAATGACCTGGAACGCTGGGATGACAAAAATTATCTGCCGGAACCTTCTCGCAAGATACAGAAATACATTGTCCCCTCGACTCGACATGCGCGGGAGTTGAGTCTGCGGAATCAGGTCAAGGGAGATGAATACTTTAAAAAACTGGATTACCGCCGGGCTTATGAGCGTTACAAACTGGCTGCATCGTTGACGAAAGATCTGGCAACGCCGCATTTCCGGAAAGGATTTTCGCTGGTTGCCCTGGGACAGTATGATCGCGCAGCATTCGAGTTTAAACAGGGGCTGGAACTGGATCCTACCTGGCCTTCGACTGGCGAAAGCCTGAACGAACTGTTCGGTGCAGAGCATGCGATTGCCAGGGATTCAATGGTGCATCAGGTTGCCGAATGGGTAAAGAAAGACATTCGTGATCCTGAGCGATTGTTTGTGTTTGGCGTGGTCCTGCATTTTAACGGTCAGACTGAAGAGGCACATGACGTAATAGAAACTGCTGCCCGTCTGGCTGGCCGCGGTGATCATTTTCTGGCGTTCCTGAATCCTCAACCGGTTCCCGTCGATCAGCAGACCGTGAAACAGAAAAGCGGTAATCAGCAAGGATATGTGGTAGATCCTGCTAAAACCAGACCGCCGGCGTTCGAATCCAGACAGACGCCAGCCGAACCTGCGAAACCTCTGGGACCAGCTCGTTCGCAGCCACTTTCCAAACCTCTGCCTCCCCCTCCCCAGAGAGTCCCCCAAAAACCTGCAGGCAACGATTCAGGATTGCCTCCCCTGCCGCAAAAGGCAGATACACCAGGTGAGCCGTTGATTCCTCTGCCGGAGCCTGTTAAAAGTCAACAACCACCGTTGTTGATTCCACCAAAATGA
- a CDS encoding cytochrome b N-terminal domain-containing protein has product MLPKKTQQWIDERTGYKNFLHAIFLLNFPTKRRSRWQFIWGGALVLMMLVEMVTGALLMTVYSPSEASAWGSVHYIETQVDLGWFVRGLHHYTAHMMIVAIVVHIFLVIISAGYRKPKEFIYWTSLLIGGVIIGLTITGNPLPWDQKGYWSYQIETGIAGTMPVIGSTLRSLVVGGSEFGNLTLTRLYTIHVIVLPLIAMLLFTFHMALIRRERLRTAKIKEAADDPAVDFQLDEDDPVKDEITQPYWPYQTTRTLVLALVLIGIVIIQLIVYPALKNQHVTVGHDDWVADLQASEIKLEAPADSSIPYVARPEWFVRFLFELRHMVPKEMEVLVTAVLPGVILAVLFLVPFYEKVLGEKWGQRVAIIVYVGGLLIISGISWYGIKMERSAPDYALNRSQEIAYAARASWLASQNGVPPEGPASLLRNDPKSMGPLIFARHCGICHTWNGHDGTGHNIMEMKDGKKVIATPRASDLAGFATTKWLTEFLMDPKSPKFFGHLGSTKGGDAILNGDMSDWADSYVGPEGILTKADIEAVAALVAREANHRDFKPLSEETVKRGVSVFSGIDFKDKSGKVAEFYGYCAQCHAMKAGDPEEEGGGAAPDFNGYGSEKWLTDFIRKPGAERFYGEKNIMPSFEESKLSKHDLNLLVKWMRGEWQRPETEK; this is encoded by the coding sequence GTGCTGCCTAAAAAAACCCAACAGTGGATCGATGAACGAACCGGATACAAAAATTTCCTGCACGCGATCTTTCTGTTAAATTTCCCGACCAAAAGACGCTCCCGCTGGCAGTTTATCTGGGGAGGGGCACTCGTGTTGATGATGCTGGTGGAAATGGTGACCGGCGCACTGTTGATGACTGTTTACAGTCCTTCCGAAGCATCTGCCTGGGGCAGTGTGCATTATATCGAAACACAGGTCGATCTGGGCTGGTTCGTACGCGGCTTACATCATTACACCGCACATATGATGATTGTGGCAATCGTCGTGCACATTTTTCTGGTGATTATTTCAGCCGGATATCGCAAACCCAAAGAATTTATCTACTGGACCAGCCTCTTAATTGGAGGCGTGATTATTGGCCTGACTATCACTGGAAATCCACTCCCCTGGGATCAGAAAGGGTACTGGTCCTATCAGATTGAAACAGGGATTGCCGGAACCATGCCGGTCATTGGTTCCACTCTAAGATCCCTGGTCGTGGGGGGGAGTGAATTCGGTAACCTCACTTTGACCCGCCTGTATACGATTCATGTCATTGTACTGCCCCTCATCGCCATGCTGCTGTTTACCTTTCATATGGCGCTCATCCGACGCGAACGTCTGCGGACAGCAAAAATAAAAGAAGCAGCCGACGACCCGGCAGTCGATTTTCAACTGGACGAAGATGACCCGGTCAAAGATGAAATCACTCAACCTTACTGGCCTTACCAGACGACACGCACCCTGGTACTCGCGCTGGTTCTGATCGGCATCGTCATAATCCAGTTGATCGTATATCCCGCCCTCAAAAATCAGCATGTTACCGTCGGGCATGATGACTGGGTGGCCGACCTGCAGGCCAGCGAGATCAAACTGGAAGCACCCGCCGACAGTTCAATTCCTTACGTCGCACGCCCGGAATGGTTCGTCCGCTTTCTGTTTGAACTGCGACACATGGTTCCCAAAGAAATGGAAGTTCTGGTAACAGCCGTATTGCCAGGGGTTATCCTGGCGGTACTGTTCCTCGTCCCTTTTTATGAAAAAGTTCTGGGTGAGAAGTGGGGACAGAGGGTCGCTATTATTGTTTATGTGGGTGGGTTACTCATTATCTCCGGGATCAGTTGGTACGGCATCAAGATGGAACGCAGTGCGCCTGACTATGCGCTCAATCGTTCTCAGGAAATCGCATACGCAGCCCGGGCTTCCTGGCTGGCCAGCCAGAATGGCGTCCCCCCTGAAGGTCCCGCATCCCTGTTGAGAAACGACCCCAAATCAATGGGTCCCCTGATTTTTGCGAGACACTGCGGCATCTGTCATACCTGGAACGGGCATGATGGTACTGGGCATAACATCATGGAAATGAAAGATGGTAAAAAAGTCATCGCCACTCCCCGCGCATCCGATCTGGCAGGCTTCGCTACCACCAAATGGCTGACAGAATTTCTCATGGATCCCAAATCGCCGAAATTTTTCGGTCACCTGGGATCAACTAAAGGAGGGGATGCCATTCTGAATGGGGATATGAGCGACTGGGCTGACAGCTATGTCGGACCGGAAGGCATTCTCACGAAAGCAGATATTGAAGCAGTCGCGGCACTGGTGGCCCGCGAAGCCAACCACAGAGACTTTAAACCACTGAGCGAAGAGACCGTTAAACGCGGAGTTTCGGTTTTCAGCGGGATCGACTTCAAAGACAAGTCCGGCAAAGTGGCAGAATTCTACGGCTACTGTGCTCAATGTCACGCGATGAAAGCCGGCGATCCGGAAGAAGAAGGGGGCGGGGCGGCTCCCGATTTCAACGGTTATGGCTCAGAAAAATGGTTGACCGATTTTATCCGTAAACCAGGAGCAGAACGCTTCTATGGTGAGAAAAACATCATGCCTTCCTTTGAGGAATCAAAACTCTCCAAACACGATCTGAACCTGCTCGTCAAATGGATGCGCGGTGAATGGCAGCGGCCAGAAACGGAAAAATAA
- a CDS encoding HEAT repeat domain-containing protein, with amino-acid sequence MAELIYQSQTACYAKHRRKAIHKLGDKFNCECNPEIMCAFIYALNDADERVRAKAADEIGDQLRKHCCGCSPELTAALTCALGDCDKKVVREATQALELCGYEVVEGCCDTPCCHTNGCAPAGCSPSAAPAAPAPASDPKAYFPSRLQNQKQTRRLSGNSLSNLFGLID; translated from the coding sequence ATCGCTGAACTGATCTACCAGTCTCAGACTGCCTGCTACGCTAAACACCGTCGCAAAGCAATCCACAAACTGGGTGACAAGTTCAACTGCGAATGCAATCCTGAGATCATGTGTGCTTTCATCTACGCTCTAAACGACGCTGACGAACGCGTTCGTGCTAAAGCTGCTGATGAAATCGGCGACCAGCTTCGCAAGCACTGCTGTGGATGCTCTCCTGAGCTGACAGCTGCTCTGACTTGTGCTCTGGGCGATTGCGACAAGAAAGTTGTTCGTGAAGCAACTCAGGCTCTGGAACTGTGCGGATACGAAGTTGTTGAAGGATGCTGTGACACACCTTGCTGTCACACAAATGGATGTGCTCCTGCTGGATGCTCACCATCTGCAGCTCCTGCTGCTCCTGCTCCTGCTTCAGATCCTAAAGCTTACTTCCCCAGCCGTCTGCAGAACCAGAAGCAGACACGTCGTCTGAGCGGAAACAGCCTGTCAAATCTGTTCGGTCTGATTGACTAG
- a CDS encoding polyprenol monophosphomannose synthase yields MTDSAQPRLLVTLCTYNERENLELLIPEIHKYLPSAAILVIDDNSPDGTGEYAKELKKTDSRIHSIHRSGKLGLGTATIAGFQYAIENHYDLVLNLDADFSHPPRFMPDLVEATKTADVAIGSRYIPGGKIEGWSPKRYFMSGAVNWYSRLLLRLKSRDCSGSFRCYRVPKLAEIDFALIRARGYAFQEEILYRCRRVGCTFKEVPFTFEERRFGSSKINLREAFSALWVMLVLGIDNCLGKRVRTLPSDSGR; encoded by the coding sequence ATGACCGATTCTGCACAACCCCGACTCTTAGTGACATTGTGTACCTACAACGAGCGCGAAAATCTGGAGCTGTTAATTCCAGAAATACACAAGTACTTGCCTTCTGCTGCCATTCTGGTGATTGATGATAATTCACCAGACGGTACGGGAGAGTATGCCAAAGAGCTGAAAAAGACGGATTCTCGGATTCATTCCATCCATCGTTCTGGAAAACTCGGGCTGGGAACTGCCACGATTGCCGGTTTTCAATATGCGATTGAAAATCATTATGACCTGGTACTGAATCTGGATGCTGACTTCAGCCATCCACCCCGTTTCATGCCGGATCTGGTTGAGGCGACGAAAACCGCGGATGTGGCTATTGGCTCACGTTATATCCCGGGGGGGAAAATTGAGGGTTGGAGCCCCAAACGTTATTTCATGAGTGGTGCCGTCAACTGGTACTCTCGGTTATTATTGAGGCTCAAATCCCGTGACTGCAGTGGCAGTTTTCGCTGTTATCGGGTTCCCAAGCTGGCGGAAATCGATTTTGCCCTTATACGTGCCAGGGGATATGCGTTCCAGGAAGAAATACTGTACCGCTGCCGCAGAGTCGGGTGCACGTTTAAGGAAGTTCCCTTCACGTTTGAAGAACGTCGGTTTGGGAGTTCCAAAATCAACCTGCGGGAAGCGTTCTCGGCATTATGGGTGATGCTGGTCCTGGGAATTGATAACTGTCTGGGAAAACGCGTTCGTACCCTGCCCTCTGATTCTGGCAGATAA
- the panB gene encoding 3-methyl-2-oxobutanoate hydroxymethyltransferase, with protein MSDASPARPQKFTVPRFLAAKEKNQKITMLTAYDYLSAKILDDAGLDCLLVGDTLGMVVQGKSTTLPVTVDEMIYHGEMVCRAVQRALVIVDMPFMSFHISPAQALENAGRILKETGADAVKLEGGVNQAKTIEAIAAADIPVMAHLGLKPQSVRAIGSMGKIQRDEDQLIADALAAERAGAFGILLEMITAPIARKITETVTVPTIGIGSGSGCDGQVLVTPDMLGMNAEFHPRFLKKYANFAADMKTAVQAYASEVREGTFPDASHSHS; from the coding sequence GTGTCAGATGCGTCCCCCGCACGGCCCCAGAAGTTTACTGTTCCCCGGTTTCTCGCTGCCAAAGAGAAAAACCAGAAGATCACCATGCTGACAGCCTATGATTATCTGTCTGCAAAAATTCTGGATGACGCCGGTCTGGACTGCCTGCTGGTAGGCGACACTTTAGGAATGGTCGTGCAGGGCAAGAGTACCACACTGCCTGTGACAGTCGATGAAATGATTTACCACGGGGAAATGGTCTGCCGTGCCGTCCAGAGAGCTCTGGTCATCGTGGACATGCCCTTTATGTCATTTCATATTTCCCCGGCTCAGGCTCTGGAGAATGCCGGACGCATTCTGAAAGAAACGGGAGCTGACGCCGTTAAACTGGAAGGGGGAGTCAATCAGGCAAAAACCATCGAAGCGATTGCAGCAGCAGATATCCCCGTGATGGCACATCTGGGACTCAAACCACAGTCTGTCCGTGCCATCGGCAGCATGGGAAAAATTCAACGTGATGAAGATCAGCTGATTGCAGACGCACTCGCTGCAGAACGCGCAGGTGCCTTTGGAATTCTACTGGAAATGATCACGGCTCCCATCGCCCGAAAAATCACAGAAACAGTGACGGTGCCCACGATTGGAATCGGATCGGGTTCAGGCTGCGACGGGCAGGTTTTGGTCACACCCGATATGCTGGGAATGAATGCGGAATTTCACCCGCGTTTCCTGAAGAAATATGCCAATTTTGCAGCAGACATGAAAACTGCTGTTCAGGCATATGCCAGTGAAGTACGAGAAGGCACGTTCCCGGATGCGTCTCACAGCCACTCCTGA